A single Panthera uncia isolate 11264 chromosome E2 unlocalized genomic scaffold, Puncia_PCG_1.0 HiC_scaffold_19, whole genome shotgun sequence DNA region contains:
- the ZNF606 gene encoding zinc finger protein 606, with protein sequence MAAVNPWASWGVLTDQSWGMAAVDPWTSWALCPQDSAWPVEESPKEERRVTGLPTAQVQEPVTFKDVAVDFTQEEWGQLDSIQRTLYRDVMLETYGHLLSVGNQIAKPEVISLLEQGEEPWSVEQAYPQSTCPEWMRNLESKALIPTQSIFEEEQSHSMKLERYIWDDPWFSRLEVLGCKDQLEMYHMNQSTAMRQMVFMQKQVLSQRGSEFCELGAECSQSLNFVPSQRVSQIEHFYKPDTNAESWRCNSAIMYADKITCGNHDYDKTFYQSIQPNQPERMQTGGNLLKCTDAVKSFNHILHFGDHKGMHTGEKLYEYKECHQIFNQSPSFNEHPRLHIGENQYDYKEYENIFYFSSFMERQKIGTVEKAYKYNEWEKVFGYDSFLTQHTSTYTSEKPYEYNECGTSFIWSSYLIQHKKTHTGEKPYECDKCGKVFRNRSALTKHERTHTGIKPYECNKCGKAFSWNSHLIVHKRIHTGEKPYVCNECGKSFNWNSHLIGHQRTHTGEKPFECTECGKSFSWSSHLIAHMRMHTGEKPFKCDECEKAFRDYSALSKHERTHSGAKPYKCTECGKSFSWSSHLIAHQRTHTGEKPYNCQECGKAFRERSALTKHEIIHSGIKPYECNKCGKSCSQMAHLVRHQRTHTGEKPYECNKCGKSFSQSCHLVAHRRIHTGEKPYKCNQCERSFNCSSHLIAHRRTHTGEKPYRCNECGKAFNESSSLIVHLRNHTGEKPYKCNHCEKAFCKNSSLIIHQRMHSGEKRFICNDCGKAFSGHSALLQHQRNHSEEKL encoded by the exons GAACCAGTGACCTTCAAGGACGTGGCTGTGGACTTCACCCAAGAGGAGTGGGGGCAGTTGGACTCTATTCAGAGGACCCTGTACCGTGACGTGATGCTGGAGACCTATGGGCATCTGCTCTCTGTGG GGAATCAGATTGCCAAGCCGGAGGTCATCTCTCTGTTGGAGCAAGGAGAAGAACCATGGTCAGTGGAACAAGCATATCCTCAAAGCACTTGTCCAG aATGGATGAGAAATCTTGAAAGCAAAGCATTGATCCCAACACAAAGCATTTTTGAGGAAGAACAATCCCATAGCATGAAGCTGGAAAGATACATATGGGATGATCCTTGGTTCTCCAGGTTAGAAGTCTTGGGATGTAAAGACCAGTTGGAAATGTATCACATGAACCAGAGTACAGCTATGAGGCAAATGGTCTTCATGCAAAAGCAAGTACTATCTCAAAGAGGTTCAGAATTCTGTGAACTTGGAGCAGAGTGTAGCCAGAGCTTAAACTTTGTTCCATCTCAGAGAGTTTCTCAAATAGAACATTTCTATAAGCCTGATACAAATGCTGAAAGCTGGCGGTGTAACTCAGCCATAATGTATGCAGATAAGATTACCTGTGGAAATCATGATTATGACAAAACTTTCTACCAGTCCATACAACCTAATCAGCCTGAAAGGATGCAAACTGGAGGTAATCTTCTTAAGTGTACTGATGCTGTGAAATCTTTCAATCATATACTACATTTTGGTGATCATAAGGGAATGCATACAGGAGAAAAACTCTATGAATATAAGGAATGCCATCAAATCTTTAACCAGAGCCCATCATTTAATGAACACCCACGACTTCATATTGGAGAAAACCAGTATGATTACAAAGAATATgagaatatcttttatttttcatcatttatgGAGCGTCAAAAAATTGGTACTGTAGAGAAAGCATATAAATACAACGAATGGGAGAAAGTCTTTGGGTATGACTCATTCCTTACTCAACATACAAGTACATACACCtcagagaaaccctatgaatatAATGAATGTGGAACATCTTTCATCTGGAGCTCTTACCTTATCCAGCATAAGAAaactcatactggagagaaaccctatgaatgtgaTAAATGTGGAAAAGTATTTAGGAATCGTTCGGCCCTTACTAAACATGAACGGACTCACACTGGAATAAAGCCCTATGAATGTaataaatgtggaaaagccttcagcTGGAATTCTCATCTTATTGTACATAAGAGaattcatacaggagagaaaccttatgtatgtaatgaatgtgggaaatcttTCAACTGGAACTCCCATCTTATTGGACATCAGAGAACTCATACCGGAGAGAAACCCTTTGAATGTACTGAATGTGGGAAATCTTTCAGCTGGAGCTCCCATCTTATTGCCCACATGAGAATGCATACTGGAGAGAAGCCCTTTAAATGTGATGAATGTGAAAAAGCTTTCAGGGATTACTCAGCCCTTAGTAAACACGAAAGAACTCACTCTGGAGCAAAACCATATAAATGTACTGAATGTGGAAAATCCTTCAGCTGGAGCTCACATCTTATTGCccatcagagaactcacacaggagagaaaccctataaCTGTCAGGAATGTGGCAAAGCATTCAGAGAACGCTCAGCCCTCACTAAACACgaaataattcattctggaaTCAAGCCTTATGAATGTAATAAATGTGGGAAGTCCTGCAGCCAGATGGCTCACCTTGTTAGACATCAAAGGACTCATACTGGAGAAAAGCCCTATGAGTGTAATAAATGTGGAAAATCCTTCAGTCAGAGCTGTCACCTTGTTGCTCATCGGAGAATTCACACTGGTgagaaaccctataaatgtaATCAGTGTGAAAGATCTTTTAACTGTAGCTCTCACCTTATTGCACATCGGAgaactcatactggagagaaaccatatagatgtaatgaatgtgggaaagcatTTAATGAGAGTTCTTCCCTTATTGTACATCTAAGAAACcatactggagaaaaaccctACAAATGTAATCATTGCGAGAAAGCTTTCTGTAAGAATTCTTCTCTCATTATTCATCAGAGAATGCATAGTGGAGAGAAACGCTTTATATGCAATGACTGTGGAAAAGCCTTTAGTGGTCACTCAGCCCTACTTCAGCATCAGAGAAATCATAGTGAAGAGAAACTGTGA